In the genome of Capricornis sumatraensis isolate serow.1 chromosome 4, serow.2, whole genome shotgun sequence, the window GCTCGAACGGCAGAGCTCACTTCGGCCAATGACCAGGAAGGCCCAGAGGAAACCTCTATGGAGAGTTTCCTATCACAGCTGGGCCCCTCTAATCATGTCCCAGTCACCTTATGCTAAGGAATGGAACTTCTCATGTTTCCCAAATATTCCAGGCCTTTTCAGGCCTGAACCTCTGCACAGAATGCCACTCATGCTTCAAGACCCATCCGGCTCAAATGGCACTTTCTCCTTAAAGCCTGCCTGTGTCCCTGGTGCAATGAGGGGCTCTTTCAGCAGTGCTCCTGGCAGCCCTGTGCTGCAGCAGACATGGTGCTCTGTCTGCAGCTCTGTTTCCTACTCGCTTTCCTGTGGGCTCTCTGAGGGCGGGGTCTACTGGATCttggtttgctcatctgtaaaacaggggtgGCAACACCTACCTCACAGAGGCACTATGAGGACCCAACGAGATGCTCACTGCCCACCCAGCTCAGGCTAACTCTTGACTAGTGTGAACATTTCTCCTTCGCCTTCACCTCACCTCTGCAGGCGGCAGCTCTTTGGGGGGCTCCTCCTTGTTCACTAATGTCCGGGACATGTTGGTCAAGGCTTTTGTCCGAacagaggaggagagagcaggagCAGTGTACGCATCATTCTGAACCACTTTGGTGAGAGGAAGGGCCTTGGACATGGACAGCTTGGAACTGCTCACCCCGGCCTAaacaaagaggcagacaggaaTCTGAGAAGCCAGGGACCCAGATACCCTAGGGGACTGACGACCCCCAATCTCAAGGCCTCCTACCTCCCCAGTTCCATTACTAATTTAAAGCCAGAAAGGTACCAGCTGCCAGGGAAGGGACAGGAGGAGGACACACGTGCTCACAGAAGCCACGTTCCAGTGTAGAGAGCCCTTGGCAAGAAGCATCCAGGCAGTTCCCGAACAGGAGCCACAGCTCAGCAATACCATTTAGACTTGATAAAAACCTACAATCTGGAGTTAGTCAGAGTCCAAAAGCTTGGAGTTAAGTTCATTCCCAGATATGCTTCTATCACCATGGCCTGGCTGGGACTAGGAAGTTACTCTTAAGAAGGCCCAGATCCTCGCTTTTTGGTCCCTGTTCTGGTCATATAGAGAAATTACAAGTAGCTCACCTTTGCAGCTCCCAGATGGTCAGGTGCATGCTAGCAGAGTCAGCACATGCAAACCAGCAGAAAccgttccctccctccctcccctgctaCCCTTAACTGGGGAAGTGATCCCTTAGAAATATAAACCACCAAACTGCCTGGTTTTAATGTGTCTGGAGAAAAAACAATGCATGATGCAGAAGTGGTTAGTGGTCTTGCTCACTGAGGACACTGTCTACCAAGCACTGATTCATGGAGAAAGGAGGAATGCAGCGGCCAGATAGACAGATGATGGAACAGAGTTAATTCACCAGCTTCTCCCaacccaggtgactcagtgtgGATCCCACACTTCTCAAGCTGTTTCCTGAGTTTCAAGAGCCAGCAGAGTGCAGTGGTTAAAACATGGCCTGGGGGCCAGATTGCTGAGGCTTAAATCCTAATCTACTACTTACAAGCTGAGCAgatttatttaacctctctgtgtctaaCTCCTAGTCCATACAATAGGGGTAGTAATAGTACCCATCTCACAGGGTGGGGAGAAAGGGAACtcttaaataagttaatataaaCAGATTTTTCCAATTAGGGTTAGCCGCTAACTGAGTTAGCTGACAGCCCCCCTGGTAACAGACACAAGCACTCTAATGACTAGAAAGGCTCAGCCCCTTTGTAACAAACTGGCATCATTCAGCTTCACATTTCAAAGAGCTTCAAGGATAACCAGGAAATTGGTCCATATATTCAGTGCAGTGACTAAAACTGAGTCTCTGGATGCCTGAAGACCAAATTAAGGCCTGGGTACCCACTCGCCTCCTGTGTGTGATCTGGTTGCACACACTGAGCCGAGCAGTGCAGAGCTCCCTGACGTTCCCAGATAtactgctttctttccttctctgcatGGCAGAACATCCATCAGACTTTCCCTCCACGCAGGCGGCACCTGGTGGAGCTTTCAGGAAAGGTTCAGTTTATTCTTGCTAACACATCAACCAATGGAATCCAGATTCAAGAATGGGGCCAGAGCTGAGGACCACAGAAGGAACTGGCACAATGTCCttccctaaaggaaataaaatgtgactCTGTCCTGTGGGATCACTTACATTTCCCCTGAAGTCTCCAAATCCAGCAACTGGGAACTAGAGCCTGCAGTTCACTGTCTGTCAGATCTTGAACAAGTCTGCAGACATGCTAAGCCTCAGTATTTATAAAAACCAGGGGTTGGATTAGTTCCAGTTCTGATAATCTTAGGACCCAAATAAGGAAATATTTCTGAATTGAAAGATCCTACTCTCCACCACATCTCCCAAGCACCTGATCAGAGACACACAGAGTTTAAGAAGAATGTAAGATCACATACCATGTGGTGGAGAAAGCTGCCTGAGGCTGCAAATTTCATCTGTTTAGTAGGAATGGGAGCTATAACATCGTCGTCATCATCCAGGTCatataaattctgaaaataaagaaatacatgctAAAGTAGCATGCAGGCTCTCAGCACACATTTGGAGTAAGGACAGCAGGAGATGAGAGCTGAAATAATTAAGCGAGGTGTAGGCAGAAATGCGTACACCTGAAGTAGAATGGAGTGCCTGGGCAAACTGGCCTGGGTGACTGGGGCTCAGTTCTGGCAGGCTCCCTGCCCGTAAGAGCCAAATGCAAATGCTGTGAAATTTCAGGTACATCAGAAGTACCTTTCTACAGGTGGGCAATATCTATTACGGATTCCTAAAATGCCTGTTTATACCTTTTGGCTTAGAAAGTCTGTGCTGGGCAATCTGGTCTAtagaaataaactcaaactgTAGAAAGAGCTTTATTCTCCAAGATGTTCATAGAAGCATGTCTAACAGTGAAAATTATAGGAAAATGGTTGATATTAACTAAATGTCTACTCAATGGATCAAGCagttattaaaatgtttacagtAAATGTGAACCACAGAAAAATGCTTGAGTTATAAAGTGAAAACAGAACAATATGAAACTGGATAATAACATACACAACTACAGCTatgcattaaataaataataacctctctcacatatacacacacacaaacaagaaaaacacaaGAATAATTCAGGGCAGAACTTCAACAGGGGCTCACTATCGAGAGCCATAGCATAAGAACTACCCCCATCCCCCCCTAATCTTTCTGTTTTGCTAATTTTCTATAGTAAGCACAcactacttttatttaaaaaaaataaaaaattttcaactTGCCTCTCTGCTTCTATGCATTTAAGAAATCTCTTCTTAAAACTCATAAACTGCAATAAGAGTCAATCTCCAACTCTTCAAATCGGAACCCTGGGCCAGGCATCAGTTAATCCACTTGGAAGATCACATCAAAACACACACTTGTgtgcagtctctctctctctctctcacacacacacactccacctgTTTGGCCTGGTGGTTATTGACGACATTGATCCTCATTCCAGCAGGGTGAGCATGAATTggtgccatggccttctgctGTGGAACCTAGAAACACCCAGTGGTCATAATTCATCCCACTTGGCCTACATGAGTTCTCTACAAGTAGGGGATAAATGAACTTTAATATGGTGGGCATTCAGTTTTGGTCTGTGGTAAAAGGTCCTACAGAATGCCTCATTTGCAAAGTAGGAAAGCGACAGGAAGACTCATCATCCCAGAGATCATGTAACAATGCACCTGCAGGGCTCAATGAATCTGGCTTAATAAATGTTCACTGCTTCAGCAGTTCCTATTACCAaagttgctgtgaagattaaatgattcTGTTTCTATTCCCTTTGGGGGCAGTGGCTCTGCAGGTGGCCAGGACTCTGCACTAAGAGCCAGATCTGACAAGGCTTCTATCCTGATGCTTCCactgaccagctgtgtgactgCACGAAGATTCACATCTTTGAGACTTAGATTCTTCTTTTATAAACTGTGGCAATAACTGGGGTTGCATGAGGAATAGATACTCAGCATCTGCACATAGCACTTGCTCAACTAGTCtgtcctcttctctcttccttctacCACTATTTCACCTGCAGAGTCACTTAATTTCTCTGGACAATCCCCACCACTACCCCACCCATTTTCTTTTACATGAAACTGAGATGATATCTTGCCTCCACATATGGTTACTCTTCAAACAGTTGGGGGGACTGTCATTTTGCTTAAACACACCTGGTCTCTGCCTGATTCCACAGTTGTTACTGGTTTCGAGGAGTTTTTGGCAGGAGTCTCAACCTACCTGGATGGTTTTAGTGAGCTTCAGAGCAGGGGTCACTGTCCCGATGGGTGGGCTCATGAAGGCAGCAGGGGAATTCCGCTTCAAGCTGATTTTCTCCCGGGCATCAGCAACCTGGTGGGGCTTCTGAGGCGCTGTGCTCTGTTGCTTGCGTGAGTTCAGCATCTCTCTGGCATCCTGCACTTTCCCTTTGATCCGGAACCGAGCATCTTTCTGCAAAAGCTTTTCCCGGGCATCCTTGACTCCCAGCTTGAGGCGGGCATCTGAGAGGCCAATTTTCTGCCGGGCATCAAACCTCTGCTGGAAGGTGGCTGTGCGTGCTGGCTGGCTAAGAAGGCTCTGTTGGATCCCAACACGCGATCGGACACCTCCCACTCCTGGTCTGGCATTGAGCCTGCAAATAAAAACTGCAATGTTAACAAGATCTGGATATCAACAATAGCCTGTGGTAGTAGTAGAGTTGTGGTAATACTGGGAACAAAGGAGGTCCTGGAGAAATCAGAAAGCTGCTTCCTCTTAGAGAAAACAATTAAGTCTATACAGAGACTTCTTTCACAGTTTTATGCCTTTTAAGTCTGCATGGTAAACAAAGTAAGGGAGGAGGGCCTGGTGGTTTCTATCATTAGTCAAGACTGCTTTGCACCCCAGACCAGGTGTTTTGAGACACTATCATGGATAATAACCTCTAAACAATACCAAATGAAACAAGAATATTTCCCAGATATCGTAAACCCACACAGCGAAAGAGTAACTTCAGTTTCCAAATTGCTTTCATATCCTTGTTCTCTATCAGCCCTCTCAACACCCTGTGAAGCAAGCagtattatgcccattttacagtgGAAGACACAGGCCTAGAGAGGTCCAATGATCAACAAAGGGCGCCCAGCTGGCCTATGACAGTCTCGTGCCTCCAGGGCAGGTAGACACCCACAATGGGCTGGGACCAAGAAAGTCAACACATGGGTCTGTCTCGGAGTCTGAGGTCTAATAAAGACATAAAgacttggaagaaaagaaaaataaccactCTGTCTGAACTGTTTCTATTCATAACACTGTGACTTCAAATGTGTAGGTTTTTTCCTCATGCCAACCAATTCTCCAACTCTCGAGACACCAACTGGGTGTCTGACAGCCCAAATTTGACACTACCTACCTAGAGCTGGCACAGACTCCACCGGTTaaaggctcagtcccacaagactgccctcACTTCAGAGACAGTTTCAAGTCCTAGGCTTCCTGTTCATTTGACAAAGGCTATAAAATTGAGGGTTCACAAGACCCTCCTCCCAAGTTAGATAATTTGCTAGGGTAGCTCAAAGGACTCCGGAAAACactttacttattattattaccGATTTATTACCAACGATACAACTCAAGAGCAGCCAAATAGAAGAGATGTATAAGGCACGGTATGGAAAAAGGGTATGGTAACACCACCCTCCTGGCACATGGATGTGTTCATCAACCCAAAATTTCTTCAAACTCAACTGTATAAGGGTTTCTATGGAAGTTCCATTACCTAGCATAACTGATCAAATCACTGGCCACAGATGATAATCGCTTAATCTCTAGATCCTCTTTtctccctggaggtccagggcaGAGAGTGGGGGTGGAGATGCAAGTTTCAACAAGCTAAGCAGGCCTACATTTTTCTGGAGGCCAGCCTCTGTCCAGGGGCCCACTgagagctgcctcattggaacAAAAGATGCTCCTAACACCCTTaccactcaggaaattccaagggttttagaaaCTGTATGCcagggacaaagaccaaatatatatttattatactctgaaacaacaaaaatatcaagTTCAGAAACTTAAAATTGGAAAGGAACAAAACTCCATTAAACAAGCCCCATTCTCTTCTGGGGCTCCTTTGTTGGCTCTTCAATGACTTGAGAGTAAAACAGAAGAGCCCTTCAAGTACAATCCTTAAAGTCCTCCCTGGGGTCTGCGGGCTTCTGCTTCACcccacctgcccaccccaccaCAAAGCCTCCagccacacatacatacactcctCCTGTGGCAGGTGCCCTGGCTGGGGACACAGACTCCCACAGCAACACCTCCTTTTTGGGAAACCTTCTTTGTTCCTTCCAGGACGGCCCTCCTTTGTGCCTGTTATCACGACTGTGTTATTCTTTTCTCTCCCCACCTTGGACTGGGAGGGAAAGGGCAGATGGGGATCACTCCTGTTTCAGAGCCCCATGCTTTGTAAGTGTTGCTCAGACCTAGCTCAGTATCAGAAACGTCTAAGGAGCTTCTTAAAAATACagctctctctttaaaaaaaaaaaaaaaaaaggcaagaaagaaaacaaaaagatacaGCTCTCCAAACCCCACTCCAGAGCTACTGAGTCCAAAATTTGTGTAAAAGCCTGGGCatatgcatttttcatttcacaGGTGATCCTGGAAGATAGCAGTGCTGAGAATCTCTGGCCTGGAGTTTAAGGCAAAATTGCTGAATAAACAAGTTCCTGCAGCATGTCCTACCCACATCACAGCCCAAGCCTCCCAGGAGGCATTCTTCATCACCAGCAAGCCTCTGGGTTCTCCTACTGCCTCATGCTTCCTCAGCTGGAAGC includes:
- the POLDIP3 gene encoding polymerase delta-interacting protein 3 isoform X2; amino-acid sequence: MADISLDELIRKRGAAAKGRLNARPGVGGVRSRVGIQQSLLSQPARTATFQQRFDARQKIGLSDARLKLGVKDAREKLLQKDARFRIKGKVQDAREMLNSRKQQSTAPQKPHQVADAREKISLKRNSPAAFMSPPIGTVTPALKLTKTIQNLYDLDDDDDVIAPIPTKQMKFAASGSFLHHMAGVSSSKLSMSKALPLTKVVQNDAYTAPALSSSVRTKALTNMSRTLVNKEEPPKELPPAEPVLSPLEGTKMTVNNLHPRVTEEDIVELFCVCGALKRARLVHPGVAEVVFVKKDDAITAYKKYNNRCLDGQPMKCNLHMNGNVITSDQPILLRLSDSPSVKKESELPRRVNSAASSNPPAEVDPDTILKALFKSSGASVTTQPTEFKIKL
- the POLDIP3 gene encoding polymerase delta-interacting protein 3 isoform X1 — translated: MADISLDELIRKRGAAAKGRLNARPGVGGVRSRVGIQQSLLSQPARTATFQQRFDARQKIGLSDARLKLGVKDAREKLLQKDARFRIKGKVQDAREMLNSRKQQSTAPQKPHQVADAREKISLKRNSPAAFMSPPIGTVTPALKLTKTIQVPQQKAMAPIHAHPAGMRINVVNNHQAKQNLYDLDDDDDVIAPIPTKQMKFAASGSFLHHMAGVSSSKLSMSKALPLTKVVQNDAYTAPALSSSVRTKALTNMSRTLVNKEEPPKELPPAEPVLSPLEGTKMTVNNLHPRVTEEDIVELFCVCGALKRARLVHPGVAEVVFVKKDDAITAYKKYNNRCLDGQPMKCNLHMNGNVITSDQPILLRLSDSPSVKKESELPRRVNSAASSNPPAEVDPDTILKALFKSSGASVTTQPTEFKIKL
- the POLDIP3 gene encoding polymerase delta-interacting protein 3 isoform X4 gives rise to the protein MADISLDELIRKRGAAAKGRLNARPGVGGVRSRVGIQQSLLSQPARTATFQQRFDARQKIGLSDARLKLGVKDAREKLLQKDARFRIKGKVQDAREMLNSRKQQSTAPQKPHQVADAREKISLKRNSPAAFMSPPIGTVTPALKLTKTIQVPQQKAMAPIHAHPAGMRINVVNNHQAKQNLYDLDDDDDVIAPIPTKQMKFAASGSFLHHMAGVSSSKLSMSKALPLTKVVQNDAYTAPALSSSVRTKALTNMSRTLVNKEEPPKELPPAEPVLSPLEGTKMTVNNLHPRVTEEDIVELFCVCGALKRARLVHPGVAEVVFVKKDDAITAYKKYNNRCLDDG
- the POLDIP3 gene encoding polymerase delta-interacting protein 3 isoform X3 encodes the protein MADISLDELIRKRGAAAKGRLNARPGVGGVRSRVGIQQSLLSQPARTATFQQRFDARQKIGLSDARLKLGVKDAREKLLQKDARFRIKGKVQDAREMLNSRKQQSTAPQKPHQVADAREKISLKRNSPAAFMSPPIGTVTPALKLTKTIQVPQQKAMAPIHAHPAGMRINVVNNHQAKQNLYDLDDDDDVIAPIPTKQMKFAASGSFLHHMPVLSPLEGTKMTVNNLHPRVTEEDIVELFCVCGALKRARLVHPGVAEVVFVKKDDAITAYKKYNNRCLDGQPMKCNLHMNGNVITSDQPILLRLSDSPSVKKESELPRRVNSAASSNPPAEVDPDTILKALFKSSGASVTTQPTEFKIKL